In Micrococcales bacterium, one DNA window encodes the following:
- a CDS encoding Lrp/AsnC ligand binding domain-containing protein, which translates to MITAVVMISTEAALIPEAAKAIAEIDGIAEVYSVTGEVDLIAVAKVRRHEDLATVIADRVSKVNGVVHTQTYIAFQTYSSQALDQAFSLGLDD; encoded by the coding sequence GTGATCACTGCGGTCGTCATGATTTCGACCGAGGCCGCGCTTATCCCTGAGGCGGCCAAAGCCATCGCGGAAATTGACGGCATTGCCGAGGTCTATTCGGTCACCGGTGAGGTCGACCTGATTGCGGTTGCCAAAGTGCGTCGCCACGAGGATCTGGCCACTGTTATTGCCGACCGTGTTTCAAAGGTGAACGGTGTGGTTCACACCCAGACCTATATCGCCTTCCAGACTTACTCCAGTCAGGCCTTGGACCAGGCCTTTTCGTTGGGCCTAGACGACTAG
- a CDS encoding FG-GAP-like repeat-containing protein gives MFKPAVALAPLTLAVGLVVAPPGPGSANTLTEPAAQAPPAAVAAANPSPACGIGQIIVSPDMTGDGLGDIIAKRSNGDLYLYPASSGGKLSRAVWLGHGWGPFTIHSPGDWNGDGLNDLLAVDDAGLLWLYPSKAWGQLGARKQIGHGWGSLRVIAAGDVTGDGKPDLLAINAAGELLVYAGNGTGGFKTSARRIGAGWGQLEAYGAGDLTRDGKPDLLALDSAGNLMLYAGRGNGALASPVQIGHGWNPYYLAAGADLTGDGVADLVGRDNASGLLWLYPGKGNGRLAASKQIGTGWNGSDSCPAKAMACQVSGHQTVVYLDPGHGANVTPRAATSGGSKGVISGESANGVEDIEVFAVASQAKALLEKAGYKVVLSRTTNPDRAKLALWQKGNAAEVANLGRPADIAISIHTDSYASVGAGQIYYDKVGGYRQNNGSSFRQTFTNKTTAATSLRYAKVFQSVRGAYQKATVTMTAGHNFPASRGLGSFGDIPIVMLSAQSVPWVYNEFGRTSAKGLSTAQINLYVNSLVNATKQAIGPAAGSGKVTITCP, from the coding sequence ATGTTCAAGCCCGCGGTGGCCCTGGCGCCACTAACCCTGGCGGTCGGATTGGTGGTGGCGCCGCCTGGCCCTGGCTCGGCTAATACCCTGACAGAACCAGCGGCTCAGGCCCCGCCCGCGGCAGTGGCAGCTGCCAACCCAAGCCCGGCCTGCGGCATCGGACAGATTATTGTCAGCCCGGATATGACCGGTGACGGGCTGGGCGACATCATCGCCAAGCGGTCCAACGGTGACCTGTACCTCTACCCCGCCTCCTCCGGAGGCAAGCTGAGCCGAGCGGTCTGGCTTGGCCACGGTTGGGGCCCTTTCACCATTCACTCGCCCGGGGATTGGAATGGTGACGGCCTGAATGACCTGCTGGCCGTCGACGATGCCGGCTTACTGTGGCTTTATCCGTCAAAAGCCTGGGGCCAACTTGGTGCGCGCAAGCAGATTGGCCACGGTTGGGGCTCCCTGCGGGTTATTGCCGCTGGCGACGTCACCGGCGATGGCAAACCTGATTTGCTGGCTATCAACGCGGCGGGTGAGCTGCTGGTTTACGCCGGCAACGGCACAGGCGGTTTCAAGACTTCAGCCAGGCGGATTGGGGCAGGCTGGGGCCAGCTTGAGGCTTATGGCGCCGGCGACCTGACCCGCGACGGCAAGCCTGACCTGTTGGCACTCGACTCGGCCGGCAACCTGATGCTGTATGCCGGGCGGGGCAATGGCGCGCTCGCCTCACCGGTCCAAATTGGGCATGGCTGGAATCCCTACTATCTGGCAGCGGGCGCGGACCTGACCGGTGATGGCGTGGCTGACCTGGTGGGCCGCGATAACGCCAGCGGCTTGCTTTGGCTTTATCCGGGCAAAGGCAACGGTCGGCTGGCGGCGAGCAAACAGATTGGTACCGGCTGGAACGGATCAGACAGCTGTCCGGCAAAGGCTATGGCCTGCCAGGTCAGTGGCCACCAGACCGTGGTCTACCTCGATCCGGGCCACGGCGCCAATGTCACGCCGCGAGCGGCCACTTCTGGCGGCTCCAAAGGTGTGATTTCCGGGGAATCGGCCAACGGCGTTGAGGACATAGAGGTCTTCGCCGTGGCGTCTCAGGCCAAGGCGCTGCTGGAAAAGGCCGGCTACAAAGTGGTGCTGTCCCGCACCACCAATCCAGACCGGGCCAAATTGGCCCTTTGGCAGAAGGGCAACGCCGCCGAGGTCGCCAACTTGGGCCGCCCGGCCGATATCGCCATTTCCATCCACACCGATTCCTACGCCTCGGTTGGTGCCGGCCAGATTTACTACGACAAGGTGGGCGGATACCGGCAAAACAACGGCTCGTCGTTCCGTCAAACCTTCACCAACAAGACCACCGCCGCCACTTCGTTGCGCTACGCCAAGGTCTTTCAGAGCGTGCGCGGCGCCTACCAGAAGGCCACCGTCACCATGACCGCCGGTCACAACTTTCCGGCATCGCGCGGACTTGGTTCATTCGGTGATATTCCGATTGTGATGCTCTCGGCCCAGTCAGTGCCATGGGTCTATAACGAGTTTGGACGCACTAGTGCCAAGGGCCTGTCCACAGCCCAGATCAACCTCTACGTTAACTCGCTGGTCAATGCGACCAAACAGGCGATTGGGCCGGCCGCAGGCAGCGGCAAGGTGACTATCACCTGCCCCTAA
- the trpD gene encoding anthranilate phosphoribosyltransferase: protein MPAQPSWPGLITQLIEGQDLSAAQAAWAMDEVMAGEANPVALGGFLVALRAKGETVDELDGLSRSMLDHAHRIELPGPAVDIVGTGGDRAGTHNISTMAALVAAGTGARVVKHGNRAASSSSGSADLLEALGVRLTMSPGAVSAVYSQVGIAFLFAQMFHPSMRHAATTRSALGVATVFNFLGPMTNPAQPRAAAIGCAKATMAPLMAGVLAKRGISALVFRGDDGLDELAATGRATIWWAAGGELTEHRLDPAADLGLDRITVADLRGGSPSVNAAMARNVLAGGGGAVRQTVELNAAAALVALEAAGDQESQALPDVGADPAGGSPVGATGGGDTGGVVGPGGGATRTTAGLVDRLAAGLDQARAAIDSGAAAKLLGSWVHHSQSAA, encoded by the coding sequence GTGCCAGCCCAACCAAGCTGGCCCGGGCTGATCACTCAACTGATCGAGGGCCAGGATTTGAGTGCTGCCCAGGCGGCCTGGGCAATGGACGAGGTCATGGCTGGCGAGGCCAATCCGGTTGCTTTGGGCGGTTTCTTGGTGGCCTTGCGGGCCAAAGGCGAAACGGTCGATGAGCTAGACGGCCTCAGCCGTTCGATGCTGGACCACGCCCACCGGATCGAGTTGCCTGGCCCGGCGGTTGACATTGTCGGCACCGGTGGGGATAGGGCCGGCACCCACAACATTTCGACCATGGCGGCGCTGGTGGCGGCCGGGACCGGCGCCCGGGTGGTCAAACACGGCAACCGGGCGGCCAGTTCCAGTTCTGGGAGCGCGGATTTGCTCGAGGCGTTAGGGGTCAGGCTGACGATGTCGCCTGGTGCCGTTAGCGCGGTTTACTCCCAGGTTGGAATCGCCTTCCTCTTCGCGCAAATGTTCCACCCGTCGATGCGTCACGCTGCCACCACCCGCTCGGCTTTGGGCGTGGCAACGGTCTTCAATTTCTTGGGCCCGATGACGAATCCGGCCCAACCGCGGGCCGCGGCCATTGGTTGCGCCAAGGCGACGATGGCCCCTTTGATGGCTGGTGTGCTGGCCAAACGGGGTATCAGCGCCTTGGTCTTTCGGGGCGACGATGGCCTGGACGAGTTAGCCGCTACCGGCCGGGCCACCATTTGGTGGGCGGCTGGTGGCGAGCTGACTGAACACCGGCTTGATCCGGCGGCTGACCTTGGCCTGGACCGGATCACGGTGGCGGACCTGCGCGGCGGCTCGCCTTCGGTTAATGCCGCCATGGCTAGGAATGTGCTGGCGGGCGGGGGAGGCGCCGTGCGCCAGACGGTTGAGCTCAACGCGGCTGCGGCTTTGGTGGCGTTGGAAGCGGCTGGGGATCAGGAGTCTCAGGCTTTGCCCGATGTCGGCGCCGACCCAGCTGGAGGCAGCCCGGTGGGTGCCACTGGCGGAGGTGACACTGGGGGAGTCGTTGGCCCAGGTGGAGGGGCCACCAGGACGACCGCCGGCCTGGTCGACCGCCTGGCGGCAGGCCTGGACCAGGCTCGCGCCGCCATCGACTCCGGCGCTGCCGCGAAGCTGCTGGGCAGCTGGGTCCACCACTCCCAATCCGCCGCCTAA